A genomic segment from Leptolyngbya boryana PCC 6306 encodes:
- a CDS encoding CHASE4 domain-containing protein yields MMKSPPIRFLNKLKLREKTLLVLSFTLASLTGVVYFASSTILLGSLKIAEEQSARESLQGVLNVFAKDQEAFTVRYSDWSAWDDTYQFIQDHNDAYLKSNLIPEQLANLKVNLVLFINTRGRTVYGTGFDLKTKHFQPIPAGLPKLFTNQLLLEQAQTKGAMTGILVLPEGLMLITCQPILTSERKGPVRGALIFGRYIDAEAITNLSKITRFPLQIYSLQSSNLPADAAAARSALSAQNPILIHPLTETTLVGYGRVTDLRNQPALLLQVKIPRKLYQEAAKSQQQLMIAIVLLGITFGGITIFLSEQLVLSRLLRLSSGVNSIRISQNLAHRLTGAGQDEISSLTQNINELLETLEQAQGETKSALDQVTQTNGELQTVVEQLQGEIWERQRVEDALRQSEEQLRHQTHSLEQMLSELQQMQMQLVQSEKMSSLGQLVAGIAHEINNPVSFIYGNLEHTKNYVDDLLQILRLYQQEYSTPPSSLQSAIESLDLEFVITDLPKAFTSMKTGAERIQEIVTSLRTFSRLDEATVKVVDIHTSIDSILLLLQSRLTVKGSNSSIQIVKDYGQLPLVECYAGQLNQAFMNILANAIDAIEEASGARQAIAAQSNEASSLKTHNPAGTITIRTRCQNNDKIEIAIRDTGVGLSEAVRSRIFDPFFTTKPVGRGTGLGLSLSYQIIVEQHDGTLACDSTLGQGTTFIIGLPKCLPPNSAV; encoded by the coding sequence ATGATGAAGTCTCCTCCGATCCGGTTCCTCAATAAGTTGAAGCTGCGTGAGAAAACCCTACTGGTTTTGAGCTTCACACTTGCGAGCTTAACCGGAGTCGTCTACTTCGCCTCATCTACCATCCTGTTGGGTAGCCTCAAGATTGCTGAAGAACAAAGTGCTCGGGAATCGCTCCAAGGCGTTCTCAATGTCTTCGCCAAAGACCAAGAAGCCTTCACAGTGCGCTACAGTGATTGGTCGGCTTGGGATGATACCTACCAGTTTATTCAAGACCACAATGACGCTTACCTCAAATCCAACCTAATTCCTGAGCAATTGGCGAACTTGAAGGTTAACTTGGTGCTATTTATAAACACGCGAGGTCGAACTGTCTACGGGACAGGGTTCGATCTGAAGACCAAGCACTTCCAACCCATCCCCGCAGGACTGCCCAAACTGTTTACGAATCAGTTACTTCTCGAGCAGGCTCAGACAAAAGGAGCTATGACCGGGATTCTTGTGCTGCCAGAAGGTCTGATGCTAATCACATGTCAGCCGATTCTAACTTCCGAGAGGAAAGGTCCTGTACGAGGCGCGCTTATCTTCGGTCGCTACATTGATGCAGAAGCCATTACCAATTTATCTAAAATCACTCGCTTTCCCCTCCAGATCTACTCCCTTCAGAGTTCAAATCTCCCAGCCGATGCGGCGGCGGCTCGTTCCGCGCTCTCCGCACAGAATCCCATTCTTATTCATCCGTTGACTGAAACAACGCTTGTCGGCTACGGGCGAGTAACGGATTTGCGTAACCAACCTGCGCTTCTCCTTCAGGTTAAGATTCCTCGCAAGCTCTATCAGGAAGCAGCAAAAAGCCAACAGCAGCTAATGATCGCGATCGTTCTCCTTGGGATTACGTTCGGGGGCATCACCATCTTTCTCTCGGAACAGTTAGTCTTGTCTCGCCTACTTCGTTTAAGTAGCGGTGTCAATAGTATTCGCATCAGTCAAAACTTGGCTCACCGACTGACCGGAGCAGGACAGGATGAAATCTCGAGTTTGACCCAGAACATCAATGAACTGCTGGAAACGCTGGAGCAAGCCCAAGGAGAAACAAAATCAGCACTCGATCAAGTCACACAGACCAATGGGGAACTACAAACGGTCGTGGAACAGTTGCAGGGCGAGATCTGGGAGCGACAGCGAGTCGAGGACGCACTGCGACAATCCGAAGAGCAATTGAGACACCAGACGCACTCTTTAGAGCAAATGCTATCGGAGTTGCAGCAGATGCAGATGCAGTTAGTGCAGAGTGAAAAAATGTCCAGCTTGGGGCAGCTCGTCGCTGGCATTGCCCATGAAATTAACAATCCCGTTAGTTTCATCTACGGCAACCTCGAGCATACCAAAAATTACGTTGACGACCTCTTGCAGATATTGCGCTTATATCAACAGGAGTATTCCACTCCTCCCTCATCTTTGCAATCTGCGATCGAATCGCTCGATCTAGAATTCGTGATCACCGACTTGCCCAAAGCCTTCACCTCGATGAAAACCGGAGCCGAGCGAATTCAAGAGATTGTGACATCACTCAGAACGTTCTCACGGCTAGATGAAGCGACAGTCAAAGTAGTTGATATCCATACCAGTATTGATAGTATTTTGTTGCTCTTACAGAGCCGATTGACCGTGAAGGGGAGCAATTCATCGATTCAAATTGTGAAGGATTACGGGCAACTGCCCTTGGTTGAATGTTACGCTGGGCAGTTGAATCAAGCCTTTATGAACATTCTGGCGAATGCGATCGATGCCATTGAGGAGGCAAGCGGCGCTAGACAAGCGATCGCCGCTCAATCGAATGAGGCTTCATCATTGAAAACTCATAATCCCGCTGGCACGATTACGATCCGCACCCGTTGCCAAAACAATGACAAGATCGAGATTGCTATTAGAGACACGGGTGTGGGCTTGTCCGAAGCAGTCCGAAGTCGAATCTTCGATCCGTTTTTTACCACGAAACCTGTAGGGCGAGGAACTGGGTTAGGTCTATCTTTGAGTTATCAAATTATTGTCGAACAGCATGACGGAACGTTAGCGTGTGACTCAACGCTTGGGCAGGGCACGACCTTTATCATCGGACTTCCCAAATGCTTGCCCCCGAACTCTGCCGTCTGA
- a CDS encoding SLOG cluster 4 domain-containing protein, whose translation MPKTIIGVMGAGEHATPLDLQNAYELGQRIAEAGWIVLSGGRNVGVMDAVSRGAKSRDGLTIGILPRINSAMSDAIDIPIITDMGNARNNINVLSSHAIVACGMGAGTASEVALAIKARKRVILITEDLQAREFFRSLNPNLVSIAETAAIALEQLKVILSTQK comes from the coding sequence ATGCCCAAAACAATCATTGGGGTAATGGGAGCGGGCGAACATGCAACTCCGCTCGACCTGCAAAATGCTTACGAACTGGGTCAGCGCATTGCTGAAGCAGGTTGGATCGTGCTGAGTGGGGGGCGCAATGTAGGGGTGATGGATGCAGTCAGCCGTGGGGCAAAAAGTCGTGATGGATTGACGATCGGGATTTTGCCTCGGATCAATTCTGCGATGTCAGACGCGATCGACATTCCGATCATCACGGATATGGGCAACGCGCGAAACAATATTAATGTGCTGTCGAGTCACGCAATTGTCGCCTGTGGAATGGGAGCGGGAACAGCTTCAGAGGTTGCTTTGGCGATTAAAGCGCGTAAGCGTGTGATTTTAATCACAGAAGATTTGCAGGCGCGGGAATTTTTTCGATCGCTCAATCCAAATTTAGTCAGCATTGCAGAAACAGCCGCGATCGCGCTGGAACAACTGAAAGTGATTCTCTCTACACAAAAATAA
- a CDS encoding PRC-barrel domain-containing protein — MRKGSDILNKSVIAFDTGKRVAWVQDLIFDQETNHLLGVLVEESGLFRSAKVIELRSLRAIGTDTLIISSRDDIISAKHSEQIHRVLDRNIILKGTRIVTTDGQFLGSVVDFFFDEQTGAIEGYEASGGIFADAYSGRSFIPAPQTLRIGEDVTFVPPETAALMEEQVGGIRGAMQTASTRVQESSELAGQRIQAAAQAANQQIQQGSEAAQLRLQSATQELRDRFIDPDEQFAYIIGKTVDRDVFTDQGQLLVAKDQVITIDIAEHARLADALDDLYRATGGSLTPDFNRRFQDVNERVGTGFQEISDRVNTGFQSLSQRANESLSSFTARLGLEQAKGRRADRMIRSDTGAIIVAPGQIVTDIVIQRATAAGQEVTLLDAVGLQPTEALRGNTNQSLTLAKHQFQREASLATSQFQQEAAIAGENLRTLWNNTKEKFAEYQGRSQKAIHRNRVEQALGRPVNRVILDAQDNVILNVGEIITHKAIRQAEDSGVINILLSSVYTKEPTIREEELRAPEVGIASLEREHARSGNGVPQVN; from the coding sequence ATGAGAAAAGGTAGCGACATTCTAAATAAAAGCGTGATTGCTTTTGATACAGGCAAGCGAGTGGCATGGGTTCAAGATCTAATTTTTGATCAAGAAACCAATCACTTATTAGGTGTACTGGTAGAAGAATCGGGATTATTTCGCTCGGCAAAAGTGATCGAGTTGAGATCACTGCGAGCGATTGGAACAGATACGTTAATTATTTCAAGTCGAGATGACATTATTTCTGCAAAACATAGTGAGCAGATTCATCGAGTTCTCGATCGCAATATTATTCTTAAAGGCACGCGAATTGTCACAACCGATGGGCAGTTCCTTGGTTCGGTTGTCGATTTCTTCTTTGATGAGCAAACTGGTGCGATCGAGGGGTATGAAGCCTCGGGTGGGATTTTTGCGGATGCTTATTCCGGTCGATCATTTATTCCTGCTCCCCAAACGCTGCGGATCGGCGAAGATGTGACGTTTGTTCCGCCTGAAACGGCGGCATTAATGGAAGAGCAAGTCGGTGGAATTCGAGGCGCAATGCAAACCGCATCGACTCGCGTGCAAGAATCGTCTGAACTTGCAGGGCAAAGAATTCAAGCAGCAGCACAAGCCGCAAATCAACAAATTCAACAAGGCTCAGAAGCAGCCCAGTTGAGACTGCAATCTGCAACGCAAGAATTGCGCGATCGCTTCATTGATCCAGATGAACAATTCGCATACATCATTGGCAAAACCGTCGATCGAGACGTTTTTACAGATCAAGGACAATTGCTCGTTGCGAAAGATCAGGTGATTACGATCGACATTGCAGAACATGCTCGTCTCGCGGATGCCTTAGACGACCTTTATCGGGCGACGGGTGGCAGTTTGACCCCTGATTTCAATCGTCGATTTCAGGATGTGAATGAGCGCGTCGGTACCGGATTTCAAGAGATTAGCGATCGTGTCAACACCGGGTTTCAGAGCCTTAGTCAGAGAGCGAATGAAAGCCTCTCAAGTTTCACAGCGCGATTGGGACTTGAGCAAGCGAAAGGACGACGTGCCGATCGCATGATTCGCTCCGACACGGGTGCAATCATCGTCGCTCCGGGGCAAATCGTCACCGATATTGTGATTCAAAGAGCGACCGCCGCAGGGCAAGAAGTCACGCTTCTCGATGCGGTAGGATTGCAGCCAACAGAAGCTCTACGCGGCAATACGAACCAATCTTTGACCTTAGCAAAACACCAATTTCAGCGAGAGGCATCGTTGGCGACCAGTCAATTTCAGCAAGAAGCTGCGATCGCAGGTGAAAATCTCAGAACGCTTTGGAATAACACCAAAGAAAAATTTGCAGAGTATCAAGGGCGCAGTCAGAAAGCGATTCATCGCAATCGAGTTGAACAGGCTTTAGGTCGTCCTGTCAATCGCGTGATTTTAGATGCGCAAGACAATGTGATTTTGAATGTGGGTGAAATTATTACTCACAAGGCGATTCGGCAAGCCGAAGACAGTGGAGTGATTAACATTCTGCTGAGTTCGGTCTACACCAAAGAGCCGACTATTCGTGAAGAGGAACTCCGCGCCCCAGAGGTCGGCATCGCATCGCTAGAGCGAGAACATGCCCGTTCCGGTAATGGCGTTCCCCAAGTGAATTAG
- a CDS encoding DUF7219 family protein, producing the protein MTNNPDQRKEEFFYPTAHYRGEFTPERLAFNANLQEFAQRVSLLCGLETSGKIPPGDAYKQIKELWHQLKESKKNLLDQTSGSEES; encoded by the coding sequence GTGACGAACAATCCAGACCAAAGAAAAGAAGAGTTCTTTTATCCAACCGCACACTATCGAGGAGAGTTCACACCTGAACGCCTCGCATTTAACGCAAACTTACAGGAATTTGCTCAGCGCGTATCGTTACTCTGTGGTTTGGAAACTTCAGGCAAGATTCCTCCAGGAGACGCTTATAAGCAGATCAAAGAATTATGGCATCAGCTAAAGGAGTCTAAGAAAAACTTGCTGGATCAAACTAGCGGATCAGAAGAGAGTTAG
- a CDS encoding glycosyltransferase family 2 protein, which produces MSFLPFVSVIVPIYNGEADLPPLLACLQAQTYANFECLLVDNNSNDRTAELLNEIEDPRLRSLKQSEIQSSYAARNLGIQNAKGEILAFTDADCRPEPNWLEDLIQPFCDPAVGLVAGEIKALPGNTLLEQYADRQETLSQKHTLNHPFCAYGQTANLAIRAAAFKEVGLFRPYLTTGGDADICWRILRETAWQLRFAETAIVRHRHRTTFSELQSQWRRYGRSNRYLHDLHGIDLMREPQFGEYRYRLLRWILKEFPIATLNLIKGKAAFVDLINTPIGLFCLHARAQGQRQATLSPQAHTIEPLIQQPQNSLN; this is translated from the coding sequence ATGAGCTTTTTACCCTTTGTTTCTGTGATTGTGCCAATTTATAACGGTGAAGCAGACTTACCGCCGCTCCTCGCCTGCTTGCAAGCGCAGACGTACGCGAATTTTGAGTGTTTATTGGTGGATAACAATAGCAACGATCGTACGGCAGAATTATTAAATGAGATTGAAGATCCAAGACTACGATCGCTCAAGCAATCCGAAATTCAAAGCTCCTACGCCGCAAGAAACCTCGGAATTCAAAACGCCAAAGGTGAAATTCTTGCCTTTACGGATGCAGATTGCCGTCCCGAACCCAATTGGCTAGAAGATTTGATTCAGCCATTTTGCGATCCCGCTGTCGGACTCGTTGCAGGCGAAATCAAAGCATTACCCGGCAATACATTATTAGAACAATACGCCGATCGACAAGAAACCCTGTCTCAAAAACACACGCTCAATCATCCTTTCTGCGCTTACGGACAAACTGCAAATCTTGCCATTCGCGCCGCAGCATTCAAAGAAGTTGGATTATTCCGCCCCTACCTGACAACGGGTGGCGATGCCGATATCTGTTGGCGCATTCTGCGCGAGACGGCTTGGCAACTGCGCTTTGCTGAAACTGCGATCGTTCGTCACCGTCATCGTACGACGTTCTCCGAACTGCAAAGCCAATGGCGTAGATATGGACGTTCAAATCGCTATCTGCATGACTTACATGGCATCGATTTAATGCGCGAACCCCAGTTTGGAGAATATCGATATCGATTGCTGCGTTGGATTTTGAAAGAATTTCCGATCGCAACGCTGAATTTAATCAAAGGCAAAGCGGCGTTTGTCGATTTGATTAACACTCCGATCGGATTGTTCTGTCTTCATGCCCGTGCCCAAGGGCAGCGACAAGCAACCCTCTCACCACAAGCACACACAATCGAGCCATTGATACAACAGCCCCAAAATTCGTTAAATTAA